The following are encoded in a window of Dioscorea cayenensis subsp. rotundata cultivar TDr96_F1 unplaced genomic scaffold, TDr96_F1_v2_PseudoChromosome.rev07_lg8_w22 25.fasta BLBR01001297.1, whole genome shotgun sequence genomic DNA:
- the LOC120256127 gene encoding receptor-like protein EIX2: MHIMRVMKRYSQLALMLCFLCLEIVCLCKSDGSICRELERKALVDFKQGLKDPNGFLSSWIGLDCCSWSGVRCHNHTGHIVRIDLQYSFMLIGEIQPLLVLNHLRYLDLSGNFFEDDRIPAYLGSLVSLQYLNLSHANLSGRVPHQLGNLSRLRYLDLSSNSLYVNSLHVIGSHWLTNLSSLQYLNLDFVNHSKATNVLKVLSTLPLISEIHLHDCELHIPLSLGAHINFTNLQFLDLSSNSGINSTVPLWLFQLSGLEYLDLSDNNFQDLIPHAIGKLTSLRVLTLEYNEVPSIRLPPTLGELCNLSILTLSGNNYIPSDLNGLGEIFSGCIKNSLEELYWSGAKLTGQLPIWLAKLKSLKTLDLSFNSLYGSFIQFRLPSMQELSLGGNQLNGTILKYLGQLFPKLVKLDLSYNNLAGILTEAHFDNLTNLESLDMNSNAFELILRPKWVPPLELKYLDMSDSKLGPKFPSWLQKLKKVSYIKMSNARIMDALPVWFWNFSSNIENVDLSHNEIRGKLPAGSAKLTNLEILDLSHNNLEGQLPQFSSNLVDLDQAHGLFSTSTFSNTSIIVPSLFQLYIYSNKIMGSIPKTLCTLSYLAVLDLSHNMIEGVVPDCWNLSLYSWLGVMDLSHNNLFGIIPASISSTNLYFLDLSNNAFFGELPASFKNCTSLYVLDLGYNNICGSIPTWLAENSKYDLEMLELRNNMLTGSIPPQLVNLIYLHVIDVSNNHLSGAIPHSFGNFSAMKTGMGVPSISVGGYRSNIEINLKGRDVQLEWLSEILICIDLSNNMLSGEIPEELGQLSLLQSLNLSKNQLSGQLSEKIGQLRWLEVLDLSVNNLSGVIPPTMTNLTSLNHLNLSYNNFYGEIPYGGQLQVLPDPSIYNGNQGLCGYPLDKKCEITAPAQPPSLPNNEDDDNNLETIWFYLSMSLGFIFGFWVISGALILKKRWSMPTI, translated from the exons ATGCACATAATGAGAGTGATGAAGAGATATTCTCAATTAGCTCTGATGCTTTGCTTTCTCTGCCTGGAAATTGTTTGCCTTTGCAAAAGTGATGGTTCCATTTGCAGAGAATTAGAAAGGAAGGCACTTGTTGATTTCAAACAAGGCCTTAAAGATCCTAATGGATTTCTCTCGTCTTGGATTGGCCTGGATTGCTGCTCTTGGAGTGGCGTGCGTTGTCACAACCACACCGGACATATTGTAAGGATTGATTTACAGTACTCTTTTATGTTGATAGGTGAGATCCAGCCTTTGCTTGTCTTGAATCACTTGAGATACTTAGATCTTAGTGGGAACTTCTTTGAAGATGATAGAATTCCAGCTTATCTTGGTTCACTAGTGAGTCTTCAATATCTCAACCTTTCTCATGCCAATTTGAGTGGGCGTGTGCCACACCAACTTGGTAATTTGTCTAGGTTGCGCTATCTGGATCTTTCATCAAATTCTCTTTATGTGAATTCTCTTCATGTGATTGGAAGCCATTGGCTCAcaaatctttcttctcttcaatacTTGAATTTGGATTTTGTGAATCATTCCAAGGCAACAAATGTGCTCAAAGTACTGAGCACACTTCCTTTGATATCTGAGATACACTTGCATGATTGTGAGCTTCATATCCCTCTTTCACTTGGTGCACACATTAACTTCACAAATCTTCAATTCCTTGATCTTTCCTCTAACAGTGGCATTAACTCTACTGTTCCTCTTTGGTTGTTCCAGTTGAGTGGCCTTGAGTATCTTGATCTTAGTGATAATAATTTTCAAGATCTTATCCCTCATGCTATTGGGAAACTTACTTCTCTCAGGGTCCTCACCCTCGAATACAATGAAGTCCCAAGTATTAGACTACCACCTACTCTAGGGGAACTTTGTAACTTGAGCATACTTACTCTGTCTGGGAATAATTATATTCCAAGTGATCTAAATGGATTAGGAGAAATTTTTTCAGGGTGCATTAAAAATAGTTTGGAGGAGTTGTATTGGAGTGGTGCAAAACTCACTGGGCAGTTGCCAATTTGGTTAGCGAAGCTCAAATCTCTCAAGACTCTTGATCTTTCTTTCAATTCATTGTATGGGTCATTTATTCAATTCCGACTACCATCTATGCAAGAGTTAAGCCTTGGGGGAAATCAATTGAATGGAACTATTCTAAAATATTTGGGGCAATTATTTCCAAAGTTGGTCAAATTAGATCTTTCGTATAATAATCTAGCTGGCATTTTGACAGAAGCACACTTCGATAATCTCACAAATCTAGAATCTTTAGACATGAATTCAAATGCATTTGAATTGATACTGAGACCTAAGTGGGTTCCTCCACTTGAACTAAAATATTTGGATATGAGTGACAGCAAATTAGGACCGAAATTTCCATCATGGcttcaaaagttgaagaaagtTTCTTATATTAAAATGTCAAATGCAAGAATTATGGATGCATTACCAGTTTGGTTTTGGAACTTCTCTTCTAATATTGAAAATGTAGATCTATCTCACAATGAGATTAGAGGCAAGCTACCAGCAGGTTCAGCAAAATTAACCAATCTTGAAATTTTGGATTTAAGTCATAATAATTTGGAAGGACAGTTGCCAcaattttcatcaaatttagTAGATTTGGATCAGGCGCATGGCTTATTCTCAACGTCCACTTTCTCTAATACAAGCATTATAGTGCCAAGTTTGTTTCAGTTGTATatttattcaaacaaaataatggGAAGTATTCCCAAAACATTATGCACGCTAAGTTATTTGGCAGTTCTTGACCTCTCACATAATATGATTGAAGGAGTAGTTCCTGATTGTTGGAATCTTTCTTTATATTCATGGTTGGGTGTAATGGATTTGTCTCATAACAATTTATTCGGGATCATTCCCGCTTCCATCAGCTCcacaaatttgtattttttggatTTGAGTAATAATGCATTTTTTGGTGAGCTCCCAGCTTCTTTTAAAAATTGCACATCATTGTATGTTTTAGATCTTGGATATAATAACATTTGTGGAAGCATACCAACATGGCTTGCAGAAAACTCAAAATATGATCTGGAGATGCTTGAGCTGCGAAATAATATGCTTACTGGATCTATTCCTCCACAATTGGTAAACCTCATCTATCTACATGTTATTGATGTTTCAAATAACCATCTATCAGGTGCCATACCACATAGTTTTGGCAACTTCAGTGCCATGAAAACTGGTATGGGAGTACCTTCGATTTCGGTAGGTGGTTATAGGAGTAATATTGAGATAAATTTAAAAGGAAGAGATGTGCAATTGGAATGGCTGTCTGAAATACTTATTTGCATTGACCTCTCGAATAACATGTTATCAGGAGAGATACCTGAAGAACTAGGGCAACTTTCTTTGCTGCAGAGTTTGAATTTATCCAAAAATCAATTATCAGGACAACTTTCAGAGAAAATCGGCCAGCTCAGGTGGTTGGAAGTTCTTGATTTATCAGTGAATAATCTTTCAGGTGTTATTCCTCCGACAATGACCAACTTAACATCATTGAATCATCTGAATTTATCTTACAACAATTTCTATGGTGAAATTCCATACGGTGGCCAATTGCAAGTTCTTCCAGATCCATCTATTTATAATGGCAACCAAGGTCTGTGTGGTTATCCATTAGATAAAAAATGTGAGATTACAGCACCAGCACAACCACCCTCATTGCCAAACAATGAAGACGATGACAACAACTTGGAGACCATATGGTTTTATTTGAGCATGTCACTGGGATTCATATTTGGATTTTGGGTAATTTCTGGTGCATTGATTCTGAAAAAGAGGTGGAG CATGCCAACAATATAA